GATACCGACGATTGGGCGCGCCGCAGGAAACCCATGCCGTGCCGGCACTGAATAGAATTGATGGCTGAATGCAAGATCAGGATATACGGGCCTGTCTGTGCCCGGATCAATTTCAGAGATAAGGTCTTTTGAACCCTGATCCCTAAAGGAAATATAATCAGCCTTATGAATTGTGAACTTTACCATTCTTCGACTGAAAGGTGAATCAAGCGGACCAGCGCCTACACTGACAAAGGCAACTCGTGAGCCGGCGAGCTTTGCCATCATATTCCATTTGAACAATGTAAGAGGAAATCCGGCGACCCCGCCGTTCTCGTCGTTGAGCTGACCTGAACCGGCAATGAGCAGAAGATCAATTTTTCTGAGTATGTGATAAGACCGAACCATCAACTCAAGTTCATTAATGGCCGAATTGATTCCGCGAAAGAAATTGACACCGGCGCGAATAAGCGGAAAGAGAACAGGTACTTTCTTAATGCCTGTGCGCAATTGCCAAGCCAAACTCGTTCGTGCTGACCCAGACAAAGCAGAAACTTGATCACCTTGTGCCTGAGCAGTAGCCTCCTTCTTCCGCATCATGAATGATCTGATCGGAAATGACTGCACGCCATGTTTTTTTTGGGTGTCATCGGGGTTAATGGAAAATCCATATATCTCAGCTTCGGGCAAAAAGCGTTTAATGTTCTGAATCGTTGCGGCAACGATTGTCTCATCGCCGAGATTTTCATTGCCGTAATGACCAAAAACACCAACGCGTTTAATCTCTTGCTGATTCTTCAAGAAGTCTCCGTCTCTCACAGTGCCGAACCGACTGTATTCTGTTGCTTATCTCTTGTACCGGGCGTCCTTACTCGTGGATTAATAACGAGGGGCCGAAAAAAAGATACGCTTAATCACCAATTTGTCAATGAAAGACTTCAATGGATGAAAAAGCGAATTCGTTCTGTCCATTTTTGTATTCAAAGTTCAAGAACCATATAGAGACTGATATGAGCATTATTCATGCCGATCTTAATCAACACGAAGGACGGTATGACCCGCATTTCTGACAACCGCAATGCGTAACTTCTTATTCTCTGAAAGAGCAGAAATAAAAGCAGTTATATCATGTATTGGTTCATAGAAGACCTGCCTGACGATGTCATCATCTAAATCTGAATGCAAATAGATACCTATTCTTCGACTCAGCAAATTAACTCTCGATAATTTGTGAGACCCGAAGCGGGAAATGCCGTCGCGGGCCTGATTCCTCTCCTTGTCCCATTGAAGAGCCAGATTGAAGAAATGCTCTGAGCCGATCCCTTCCTGGCAGGCAGCCGCGACTATAATATTGCCGCCATCGACAACTCCGGCTTGGGCATTTTCCAGCCCTTTTTGAGCCTGATATAGATTTGCGTCAAGCGGAGGATACAGCTCACAGATAACCAAATCGTAAGGTTTGGATACCTCATGGGCATATACTTCAAGAGCCAAGTCGACCGCCTGAGAAAAGCTGGCGAGCATATCATTGACAAAACAACCAACCATTTGCTCATTGGAATCAATCACGGCCTGGATAGAAAGAACATTTGATGAGCGAAAGCTCTCCATGAGTGACTGAAGGTGTTCTGCCACCGGATTACCTTTTAACCTAAGCGGGCGGGCTTCCATTGAATTGGCAAGGTTATGATTGCGCTCGATCGTGGCAAAATCTGTTAGACCGGGGAAAAATGATTTTCTTCCGCCGGTAAAACCCGCAAAATAGTGGGGCTCTACCGAGCCAACGATGATAGTTTTATCAGCCGACGCGGCAAGCGAGTTGATATAGAAATTGTGTTTGAAGTAATCCTGACCGACCAAAACCATGTCGCTGGTTCGGCAGTCATGGATAAAGACTCTGTCTTTAATATCTTCATATAGAGGACCAAAAATTGATTGCAAATGAAGCAATGTCGGAGGGGTATGGGTTCCTGTCGAAATCAGAAATCTTGCGCGTTTCAAAAATCCAGGGGCAAGATTTTTAAGCCATTCGAGAACTATCGATGTGGGGGTGTTGCGAAAGCCGTCATTGACCACAACGAGCGGAGATTCATGAGAAAGATAACTGGGTCCATCACTCTGAAGAAAGGCAGTCTTGAAAGCGCGCTCACCAACAACTGGAAACTGCAGGCCGTCCTGTTTACCAATAAAATCGACGGTGGAATTGGAAGGGACAGGAATGCTGAGAATGCCGCTTCCGTATCGGATATCGACATTCATCTCGTTACCTTCGTGCTATCAGCCTGCATTGCAATTATACAATGCTTTGTTCA
The Candidatus Zixiibacteriota bacterium DNA segment above includes these coding regions:
- a CDS encoding lactate racemase domain-containing protein; protein product: MNVDIRYGSGILSIPVPSNSTVDFIGKQDGLQFPVVGERAFKTAFLQSDGPSYLSHESPLVVVNDGFRNTPTSIVLEWLKNLAPGFLKRARFLISTGTHTPPTLLHLQSIFGPLYEDIKDRVFIHDCRTSDMVLVGQDYFKHNFYINSLAASADKTIIVGSVEPHYFAGFTGGRKSFFPGLTDFATIERNHNLANSMEARPLRLKGNPVAEHLQSLMESFRSSNVLSIQAVIDSNEQMVGCFVNDMLASFSQAVDLALEVYAHEVSKPYDLVICELYPPLDANLYQAQKGLENAQAGVVDGGNIIVAAACQEGIGSEHFFNLALQWDKERNQARDGISRFGSHKLSRVNLLSRRIGIYLHSDLDDDIVRQVFYEPIHDITAFISALSENKKLRIAVVRNAGHTVLRVD
- a CDS encoding polysaccharide pyruvyl transferase family protein, which gives rise to MKNQQEIKRVGVFGHYGNENLGDETIVAATIQNIKRFLPEAEIYGFSINPDDTQKKHGVQSFPIRSFMMRKKEATAQAQGDQVSALSGSARTSLAWQLRTGIKKVPVLFPLIRAGVNFFRGINSAINELELMVRSYHILRKIDLLLIAGSGQLNDENGGVAGFPLTLFKWNMMAKLAGSRVAFVSVGAGPLDSPFSRRMVKFTIHKADYISFRDQGSKDLISEIDPGTDRPVYPDLAFSHQFYSVPARHGFPAARPIVGINPLPFYDERYWPVSDKRVYEEYLEKIARMCLWLIDTEHTVSFISLQLKVSPAVIRDVIENIHRLRPNFTKEYIIHHTITGLEDLFAELSACDYVIATRFHGILLSLSLCKPVIGLCYSEKSVQLMQDMDQGEYSLDIASFTLEEVQTKFASLKINAPTIATALKRHVDENKRKLDEQYLAILNRNQSPQPTPHPVV